From a single Paenibacillus sp. FSL W8-0426 genomic region:
- a CDS encoding Gfo/Idh/MocA family oxidoreductase: MTTIRMAMIGLGKMGNHMLEQAGRNDLGASIEIVAACDTDEAGLRAFADSYPGASIYTNFKALLDECQIDLLYVAVPPKVHYQVVMEALQRKIPVFCEKPLANSAQEAAEMLAAAESAGVMHAVHFSMPHEPAVLKLQQLLDQRTIGSIRKIELILQFPQWPRSWQQNEWITGREQGGFILEVGIHWIHVIQNVFGSITVLRSEVDYPEDTLGCEREVHADMRLDDGTRVELKGISHFSGEERVSMIVYGAEGTLALENWEELMGGAIGEPLMPIETPESMSELPVLKHVIARLQGKPGRIYDFNDGYRAQLVLEALRSPKLS, from the coding sequence ATGACAACAATTAGAATGGCGATGATCGGCTTGGGCAAAATGGGAAATCACATGCTTGAGCAGGCTGGTCGAAATGACCTTGGCGCTTCGATCGAAATCGTGGCTGCATGCGATACGGACGAGGCGGGGCTGCGTGCTTTTGCGGATTCCTACCCGGGAGCGAGTATATATACAAATTTTAAGGCACTATTGGACGAATGCCAGATCGATCTGTTGTACGTTGCGGTTCCGCCCAAGGTTCATTACCAGGTCGTTATGGAAGCGCTGCAGCGCAAAATCCCGGTATTCTGCGAGAAGCCTCTGGCGAACAGCGCCCAGGAGGCGGCTGAAATGTTAGCCGCAGCGGAAAGCGCTGGGGTGATGCACGCCGTGCATTTCTCCATGCCCCACGAGCCGGCCGTCCTGAAACTGCAGCAGCTGTTGGACCAGAGAACGATTGGTTCAATCCGCAAAATCGAACTGATTCTGCAATTTCCGCAATGGCCGCGGAGCTGGCAGCAGAATGAGTGGATTACGGGGCGCGAGCAGGGCGGCTTTATTCTGGAAGTCGGCATTCATTGGATCCACGTCATCCAGAATGTGTTTGGCAGCATCACCGTCCTTCGAAGCGAAGTGGATTATCCCGAAGATACCCTTGGATGTGAGCGAGAGGTGCATGCGGATATGCGACTGGATGACGGGACACGGGTTGAGCTGAAAGGCATCTCCCATTTTTCGGGCGAGGAACGTGTCTCTATGATCGTATATGGAGCGGAAGGGACGCTGGCTTTGGAAAACTGGGAGGAGTTGATGGGCGGGGCCATTGGCGAACCGCTTATGCCCATCGAGACCCCGGAATCCATGAGCGAGCTGCCTGTGCTGAAACATGTGATTGCGCGCCTTCAAGGCAAGCCCGGCAGAATCTATGATTTCAACGACGGTTACCGGGCCCAGCTTGTGCTGGAAGCGCTGCGTAGTCCGAAGCTTTCCTGA
- a CDS encoding HAD hydrolase-like protein yields the protein MTKETTLRKPEAMIFDMDGTLFQTETLLMPAYHRLFDTLRAEGHFEGETPPEERMLGSLGMLLEDIWKVVMPDASEAAHRRADELLLQLEIEGLDGGDSRLYPQVKETLEALKEQGVRLFVASNGLEDYVKGVAFAHEIMPLFEGVYSAGQYKTPSKVDLVQILLKKHHIQDAWMVGDRSSDVEAGKMNGQTVIGCAYAGFGRDEELAGSDVLISDFTELLGLYRNAAE from the coding sequence ATGACGAAAGAAACGACATTGCGCAAACCGGAAGCGATGATTTTTGACATGGATGGAACGCTGTTTCAGACGGAAACATTGTTGATGCCCGCGTATCACCGTCTGTTCGATACGCTTAGAGCCGAAGGACATTTTGAAGGAGAAACGCCGCCGGAGGAGCGAATGCTCGGCAGTCTAGGCATGCTGCTGGAGGATATCTGGAAGGTCGTCATGCCGGACGCTTCCGAGGCAGCCCATCGCCGCGCGGACGAACTGCTGCTTCAGTTGGAGATTGAAGGGCTCGATGGGGGCGATTCTCGACTATATCCGCAGGTCAAAGAGACGCTGGAAGCGCTGAAGGAACAGGGCGTGCGCCTGTTCGTGGCGAGCAACGGGCTGGAGGATTACGTGAAAGGCGTAGCTTTTGCCCACGAAATCATGCCGCTGTTTGAAGGTGTGTATAGCGCAGGCCAATACAAGACGCCATCCAAGGTCGATCTTGTGCAGATCTTGCTCAAGAAGCACCACATTCAGGATGCCTGGATGGTCGGAGACCGTTCCTCGGACGTCGAGGCGGGCAAGATGAACGGACAGACCGTCATCGGCTGCGCCTATGCCGGGTTCGGCCGCGATGAGGAGTTGGCCGGATCGGATGTGTTGATCTCCGACTTTACGGAATTGCTGGGCTTGTATCGGAATGCTGCAGAATAA
- a CDS encoding 3-oxoacyl-[acyl-carrier-protein] synthase III C-terminal domain-containing protein has protein sequence MAGIRIVDIDIYHPANKVGNAFYIDHFDARGVDIRGLLKALGRDQRYKIDNEDENSLSMAFEAASNVLEKTGLSGADIDLIAYASQTPEYIFPTNSLMIHRLINGASHTICIDSNANCAGMTAAFEQVSRQMLGNPRIRRALIIGSDYVAPHASPDDPVYFANFGEAAAAVIVERDEHAVGFIDSIYQTDTCVYNNSLFPAEGLAKLGQTGVDAGALHVKFIPFDDSICVDAASESIITMLSRNEIGVDEIKAACFSQLSIANIRAVSKNIGISDDVAVYIGDEFGYTSTSSPFIAFHRAITSGQIQRGDKVLFWTVGAGWQNVAMVVEY, from the coding sequence ATGGCCGGAATTCGTATCGTAGACATCGATATCTATCATCCAGCAAACAAGGTGGGCAATGCGTTTTACATTGATCATTTTGATGCAAGGGGTGTGGATATTCGCGGATTGTTAAAAGCACTGGGTCGCGATCAGCGTTACAAAATCGACAACGAGGATGAAAACTCGCTCAGCATGGCTTTTGAAGCCGCCAGCAACGTGCTGGAGAAAACCGGGCTGTCCGGCGCCGATATCGATCTTATCGCTTACGCAAGTCAAACGCCGGAGTACATTTTCCCTACGAATTCCTTGATGATTCATCGCCTGATCAACGGAGCTTCCCATACCATCTGCATCGACAGCAATGCCAACTGTGCCGGAATGACCGCGGCCTTTGAACAGGTGAGCCGCCAGATGCTGGGCAACCCGCGCATACGACGGGCACTGATCATCGGCTCCGATTATGTCGCTCCTCATGCAAGCCCGGATGATCCGGTCTATTTCGCCAACTTCGGGGAAGCCGCGGCAGCCGTCATCGTCGAACGTGACGAGCATGCTGTCGGTTTTATCGATTCCATCTATCAGACGGATACTTGCGTGTACAACAACTCCCTGTTTCCGGCAGAAGGCTTGGCCAAGCTTGGCCAAACAGGAGTGGATGCAGGCGCGCTTCATGTCAAGTTCATTCCGTTCGACGACTCCATCTGCGTGGATGCCGCTTCCGAATCCATTATTACCATGCTGTCACGCAATGAAATCGGCGTAGACGAGATCAAAGCGGCCTGCTTCTCGCAGCTTTCCATCGCCAACATCCGCGCCGTTTCCAAAAACATCGGAATCTCCGATGATGTTGCCGTATATATCGGCGATGAGTTCGGATACACCTCGACCAGCAGTCCATTTATCGCCTTTCATCGGGCCATTACGTCAGGCCAGATCCAGCGCGGCGACAAGGTTCTGTTCTGGACGGTCGGCGCAGGGTGGCAAAATGTTGCCATGGTGGTGGAATACTGA
- a CDS encoding spore coat protein CotJB, with protein sequence MDADKPKAGDLKYYELLEELQALDFVLVELTLYLDTHPGDYQSIEQFNKFAQERMRVAHEFQQLYGPLQNFGNSFSKYPWEWSQSPWPWQV encoded by the coding sequence ATGGATGCTGACAAACCGAAGGCTGGCGACCTGAAATATTATGAGCTGCTTGAAGAGCTTCAGGCCTTGGATTTTGTGCTGGTAGAGCTGACGCTCTATTTGGATACGCATCCCGGGGATTATCAAAGCATCGAGCAATTCAACAAATTTGCGCAGGAGCGGATGCGGGTTGCCCATGAATTCCAGCAGTTGTACGGCCCGCTGCAGAACTTCGGCAATTCATTTTCCAAATACCCCTGGGAATGGTCCCAGTCTCCCTGGCCTTGGCAGGTATAA
- the yfkAB gene encoding radical SAM/CxCxxxxC motif protein YfkAB, with protein MTMLNSGAPESILPLSPANDPWDPIVSLRKYGRHVLTSVEMTVTHLCNMRCEHCAVGDMLTMREAPSMPISLMLKRLDEVEHLQTISLTGGEPSFSQKTVDEMIIPLLKYAKERGIRSQINSNLTLDIGRYEKLLPYLDVMHISFNYLNADDFHQVGFANSNRPVKREVAVKMYEKMIENSRKLSEAGMFISAESMINFRTHEKLEGIHQLIREMGCVRHEVHPMYNSNFASSLPVLSLEHMRAAIHRLLDVRDKDMWMLFGTLPFFACSASEEDRKLISRLRSEPNVTVRNDPDGRNRVNVNMFTGNVYVTDFADIPAFGNVQDRKLDDIFHEWSAEHPLNQTVNCFCDEASCCGPNLLVADMYYKGIDFKSRKAILR; from the coding sequence AAACTCAGGAGCGCCAGAATCAATCTTGCCGTTATCGCCTGCAAATGATCCGTGGGACCCGATCGTCTCACTTCGTAAATATGGCCGTCATGTACTGACCAGCGTAGAAATGACCGTAACCCATCTTTGCAATATGCGCTGCGAACACTGCGCGGTAGGAGATATGCTGACGATGCGGGAAGCGCCGTCCATGCCCATCTCCCTTATGCTGAAACGGCTGGATGAAGTCGAACACCTGCAAACGATCAGCTTGACGGGCGGAGAGCCCAGCTTCAGCCAGAAGACGGTGGACGAGATGATTATTCCTTTGCTGAAGTATGCGAAGGAACGCGGCATCCGTTCCCAGATCAATTCCAATTTGACGCTGGACATCGGCCGATACGAGAAATTGCTTCCTTACTTGGATGTCATGCATATTTCATTCAATTATTTGAATGCAGACGATTTTCATCAGGTTGGTTTTGCCAACAGCAACAGACCGGTTAAACGCGAGGTTGCTGTGAAAATGTACGAGAAAATGATTGAAAACTCGCGCAAGCTGAGTGAGGCAGGCATGTTCATTTCCGCCGAATCGATGATTAACTTCCGCACGCATGAGAAACTGGAAGGCATTCATCAACTGATTCGCGAAATGGGCTGCGTCCGCCATGAAGTGCATCCGATGTACAATTCCAATTTCGCGTCTTCGTTGCCAGTCCTTTCTCTGGAACATATGAGAGCAGCCATTCACCGATTGCTGGATGTGCGTGACAAGGACATGTGGATGCTGTTTGGCACATTGCCGTTTTTTGCTTGCAGTGCATCGGAGGAGGATCGTAAGTTGATCAGCCGCCTGCGCAGCGAGCCCAATGTGACGGTCCGCAATGACCCTGACGGGAGGAATCGCGTCAATGTCAACATGTTTACAGGGAACGTATACGTTACCGACTTCGCAGACATTCCCGCCTTCGGCAATGTGCAGGACCGGAAGCTGGACGACATCTTCCATGAATGGTCTGCGGAACATCCGCTAAACCAAACCGTCAACTGTTTCTGCGATGAGGCTTCCTGCTGCGGACCGAATCTGCTTGTGGCAGACATGTATTATAAAGGGATCGATTTCAAATCCCGAAAAGCCATTCTGCGTTAG
- a CDS encoding YheC/YheD family protein encodes MSSPVLGIMTLYLNDHRGLEERGIYRKMILEGRKRGLDVYVFTPADVHSGGKHINAMVYNPGKGWSREWRSFPDLIFDRCRIQRNHRFVQLQDFRKKYGHLLYLNRPLRNKWTIHQLLATKAAFREHLPDTCLFQDMSDVNRMLKTYPLIYLKPINGTGGRGILRIEHSNKEPNTVLVRGRNQKRQIITPRNVHMSRLGALLQHWDMKDKYLVQQGIQLQLPNQRVHDYRMLVQKNGEGEWEFTGCAGRIGAEKSVTSNLHGGGQAIEMKRLMKQWIPEEEKQAEIASTAEKFGIAIASFLEETYGALCELALDLAIDKSGQIYLLEVNPKPAREVFSRIGESEIYEKAITQPLEYALWLYRHRPVSSTSSRPKTAAPTKPVTPVKPVTPVKPATPAIRRGTPSRKKRRTR; translated from the coding sequence GTGTCCTCACCTGTTCTCGGCATCATGACGCTATATTTGAACGATCATCGCGGCTTGGAGGAGCGAGGCATTTACCGCAAGATGATACTGGAAGGTCGAAAGCGGGGACTGGATGTGTACGTATTCACGCCGGCAGACGTTCATTCCGGCGGCAAGCATATCAATGCGATGGTTTATAATCCGGGAAAAGGCTGGTCCAGGGAATGGCGTTCATTCCCGGACCTGATCTTTGACCGCTGCCGGATCCAGAGAAACCACCGGTTTGTACAATTGCAGGATTTCCGCAAAAAATACGGACATCTTTTGTATTTGAACCGCCCCTTGCGCAACAAATGGACCATTCACCAGCTCCTTGCAACCAAAGCCGCTTTTCGGGAACACCTTCCCGATACCTGCCTGTTTCAGGATATGTCGGACGTGAACCGAATGTTGAAAACCTACCCGCTAATCTATCTCAAACCGATCAACGGCACGGGCGGTCGCGGCATTCTGCGCATCGAACACAGCAACAAGGAGCCCAACACGGTTCTGGTACGCGGACGGAACCAGAAACGACAAATCATCACGCCGCGCAATGTGCATATGTCTCGCCTCGGAGCCCTTTTGCAGCACTGGGACATGAAGGACAAATATCTCGTGCAGCAAGGGATCCAGCTTCAGCTCCCCAACCAGCGCGTGCACGACTATCGCATGCTTGTTCAGAAAAACGGCGAGGGGGAATGGGAATTCACCGGTTGTGCCGGAAGGATCGGGGCGGAAAAGAGCGTCACCTCCAATCTTCACGGCGGCGGCCAAGCCATTGAAATGAAGCGGCTCATGAAACAATGGATTCCGGAAGAGGAGAAGCAGGCCGAAATTGCGAGCACCGCCGAAAAATTCGGCATTGCTATCGCTTCCTTTCTCGAGGAAACCTATGGCGCCCTCTGCGAATTGGCGCTCGATCTGGCCATAGACAAAAGCGGGCAAATCTACTTGCTCGAGGTCAACCCGAAGCCGGCACGCGAAGTTTTTTCCAGAATCGGGGAAAGCGAAATATATGAAAAAGCCATCACCCAGCCGTTGGAATATGCCTTGTGGCTTTACCGGCATCGTCCCGTTTCTTCGACCTCATCGCGCCCAAAAACAGCCGCACCGACCAAACCAGTCACACCAGTCAAACCAGTCACACCAGTCAAACCAGCCACACCGGCCATACGCAGAGGCACCCCGTCTAGAAAGAAGAGAAGAACGAGATAA
- a CDS encoding hemolysin family protein codes for MDIHTEFHFGQLLFNLFCVFMLVFLNGVFVAAEFSLVKVRQTRLTQLLTEGHRLAGYALKVNSKLDAYLSATQFGITLTSLGLGWLGEPAISELLVQPLMSKLGITDTALISTVSVIVGFCIITFLHIVLGELAPKSLAIQKTDGIAMLLSAPLLIFYKVFFPFIWVLNASANALLRLVGIEPASESEVHSEDELRILMKQSAKSGVIDKDEIKLMDNIFDFSDMLAREVMLPRTDMHCLYANLPLEDNLKIINETKHSRYPVALEDKDQIIGFIHITDLLLAEPERQQDLASLVRPILNVPESMEISHVLRLMQSKHSQMTLVVDEYGGTAGLLTAEEILEEIVGELYDEFEDERPDVERKDGIFSVDGRCLIEEVNEWTGSAIEDDEVDTIGGWLFKELEGSPSKGKAKKLDDYVFEVEESTRLRITRVRIYKDLQSKGQLADQGLAGQRPSPPGDSLN; via the coding sequence TTGGATATTCATACGGAATTTCATTTCGGACAGCTGCTGTTTAATCTGTTTTGCGTGTTCATGCTCGTTTTTTTGAACGGCGTGTTCGTGGCAGCTGAATTTTCGCTCGTCAAGGTGAGGCAGACCCGGCTGACACAACTTCTGACCGAGGGGCATCGGCTTGCAGGCTACGCGCTCAAAGTCAACAGCAAGCTGGACGCGTATTTGTCTGCAACGCAATTCGGCATCACGCTGACATCCCTCGGGCTTGGATGGCTCGGTGAGCCGGCCATTTCCGAGCTGCTCGTACAACCGTTGATGAGCAAGCTCGGCATCACGGATACCGCATTGATCTCGACGGTTTCCGTCATCGTCGGCTTTTGTATCATTACTTTTTTGCACATCGTTCTCGGAGAGCTTGCTCCCAAGTCGCTGGCGATTCAAAAAACGGACGGCATCGCGATGCTGTTGTCGGCGCCTTTGCTCATATTCTATAAGGTGTTTTTCCCGTTCATTTGGGTATTGAATGCGTCGGCCAACGCATTGCTGCGCTTGGTCGGCATAGAACCGGCGAGCGAAAGCGAGGTCCATTCCGAAGACGAGCTTCGAATTCTGATGAAACAGAGCGCCAAGAGCGGCGTGATCGACAAGGATGAGATCAAATTGATGGACAACATTTTTGATTTCTCGGACATGCTCGCCCGCGAGGTCATGCTGCCGCGAACGGACATGCACTGTCTTTACGCGAATTTGCCGCTTGAAGACAACCTGAAAATCATTAACGAAACGAAGCATTCCCGCTATCCGGTTGCCTTGGAAGACAAGGACCAAATCATCGGATTCATCCATATCACGGACCTGCTATTGGCCGAACCTGAACGGCAGCAGGATTTGGCTTCGCTCGTCAGACCGATCCTGAATGTGCCCGAATCGATGGAAATCAGCCATGTATTACGTTTGATGCAGAGTAAGCACTCCCAGATGACGCTTGTTGTTGACGAGTATGGAGGCACGGCTGGACTATTGACTGCGGAGGAGATTTTGGAGGAAATTGTCGGCGAACTGTATGACGAGTTCGAGGATGAACGTCCGGATGTGGAGCGCAAGGACGGTATCTTTTCCGTGGACGGCCGCTGCCTGATTGAAGAAGTGAACGAGTGGACAGGTTCGGCGATCGAAGATGATGAAGTGGACACGATCGGGGGCTGGCTGTTCAAAGAGCTTGAAGGGAGCCCGTCTAAAGGAAAGGCCAAGAAACTGGACGATTACGTATTTGAAGTGGAAGAGTCTACGCGTCTGCGCATTACGAGAGTGAGGATATATAAGGATCTGCAATCCAAAGGACAGCTTGCGGATCAAGGTTTGGCGGGGCAAAGGCCGTCGCCACCGGGAGATTCCTTGAATTGA
- a CDS encoding thiamine pyrophosphate-binding protein, giving the protein MTTVADILAKTLYDLGVTHFFGIIGKSICPAALKMVDYGLEMIPGRHESSSGFAAAGYALQTGKLGVAFATSGPGGTNLLTAAAHAKANNLPVLFITGHQSIQELGIPQCQDSSSYLADLAEMFRPATLFSKLVERGDHFGTLLNHALSIALGPNKGPVHLCLPFDVQTERLNDCRIVLPEHEPLLSVSNLNRVLPLLQQSERPLIIAGKGVNRARAHDELVHFAETFNIPVVTSPGGKGAIAWDHPLYHGPCGVGGVPHADEMLNRSDLFIVLGSRLSDMTICNLKRENHPAHLIQFDTDPTFIGKILDSHTLHITGDLQDSLQFLLGTISGHPIPKPKEQPLPPDYTLPLPELTGLSLASILENMSDLLPYDHMLFVDDGSHGFHAVQRYKVKKPGSFVFDAYFACMGNAIGMAIGAKAAARQETIVCITGDGCFMMLGTEIHTAVCNQLPVIFIVVNNKQLDMALKGMQKTTGRIDGTLYEVPMDAAKFAESLGAAAYRAETQAEFATALQSAQRLQQVAVIELLTDRDEIPPTAHRTLNLD; this is encoded by the coding sequence ATGACAACCGTAGCAGATATTTTGGCGAAAACTCTTTATGATTTGGGCGTTACCCACTTTTTTGGAATTATCGGAAAATCCATATGCCCGGCTGCTCTGAAAATGGTGGATTACGGACTTGAAATGATCCCCGGCAGACACGAATCCAGCTCGGGTTTCGCAGCTGCCGGTTACGCCCTTCAGACAGGCAAACTCGGCGTTGCCTTTGCCACTTCGGGACCTGGCGGCACCAACCTGCTTACAGCTGCTGCACATGCCAAGGCAAATAACCTGCCTGTGCTGTTCATTACCGGCCACCAATCTATACAGGAATTAGGAATCCCCCAATGCCAAGATTCCTCGTCCTATCTCGCCGACCTGGCAGAGATGTTCCGACCTGCAACGCTCTTCAGCAAGCTTGTGGAACGCGGCGACCATTTCGGCACGCTGCTGAACCATGCCCTATCCATTGCACTTGGTCCTAATAAAGGGCCTGTCCACTTATGTCTTCCATTTGATGTACAGACCGAACGCTTGAACGACTGCCGCATTGTCCTGCCGGAACACGAACCATTGCTCAGCGTATCCAATCTGAATCGCGTACTTCCGCTGCTGCAGCAATCCGAGCGGCCGCTGATCATTGCCGGAAAAGGCGTTAACCGGGCAAGGGCACACGATGAACTGGTGCATTTCGCCGAAACGTTCAACATCCCTGTCGTGACCTCGCCTGGCGGAAAAGGCGCAATCGCCTGGGACCACCCGCTCTACCACGGCCCATGCGGCGTTGGCGGCGTTCCCCATGCTGACGAAATGCTGAACCGGAGCGATCTGTTCATCGTGCTTGGTTCACGCTTGAGCGACATGACGATATGCAATCTCAAGCGCGAAAACCACCCTGCTCATCTGATTCAATTCGATACGGATCCGACATTCATCGGTAAAATCCTCGACTCGCATACCTTACATATCACCGGTGATCTGCAAGACAGTCTGCAGTTTTTGCTGGGCACGATATCCGGACACCCGATTCCGAAACCAAAAGAACAACCGCTTCCCCCTGACTACACATTGCCTTTGCCGGAACTGACCGGGCTGTCCCTTGCTTCCATATTGGAGAATATGAGCGACCTTCTCCCCTATGATCATATGCTGTTTGTTGACGACGGAAGTCACGGTTTCCATGCGGTTCAACGTTATAAAGTGAAGAAACCGGGAAGCTTTGTCTTTGATGCTTATTTTGCCTGCATGGGCAACGCCATCGGCATGGCCATTGGCGCAAAAGCGGCCGCGCGCCAGGAAACGATCGTCTGCATTACAGGGGATGGCTGCTTCATGATGCTGGGTACCGAAATTCATACCGCGGTCTGCAACCAGCTTCCCGTCATTTTCATCGTCGTGAACAATAAACAACTGGACATGGCTTTAAAAGGCATGCAAAAAACGACCGGGCGAATCGATGGCACGTTGTACGAAGTCCCCATGGATGCAGCCAAGTTTGCCGAATCGCTGGGTGCGGCGGCATATCGGGCCGAGACCCAAGCGGAGTTCGCTACCGCCTTGCAATCTGCCCAGCGTCTGCAGCAGGTCGCTGTCATTGAGCTTCTGACGGATCGCGATGAGATTCCGCCTACGGCTCACCGCACGCTGAATTTGGACTAG
- a CDS encoding YheC/YheD family protein — MSLHDDFKPVIAILTMHDPQRMFRGNHQNFEDIINTGENMGCLAYVVTVRDLDMSGPTVKGYTLGKGSKRWISQLFPLPHVLYNRIPSREDESKPFVQRKIAECLQSGVSLYNPFYFNKWNLFEWLKKSKTTRQLVPYTRRMRSASGLGKVLQQYPYLYLKPESGKAGKGIMMLKFQEKDQFPYKLKIQSKRRSTTYKAITLQKLWARVRQESGRTPYILQQGIELASSGKRPFDLRVLVQKNGKGHWSVTGIGARLAGSRSITTHVPRGGSVEDPEKLLADLFGEEMTATLMKRVKSTSIMIAKQIERGSGSTLGEMSMDLGIDVIGELWFFEANAKPMKFDEPQIRRRSLERIFQYSTYLARQPK, encoded by the coding sequence ATGAGCCTGCACGATGATTTCAAACCTGTCATTGCCATACTGACCATGCATGATCCTCAGCGAATGTTCAGGGGAAACCATCAAAATTTCGAGGATATCATAAACACCGGTGAAAATATGGGTTGTTTGGCATACGTCGTGACCGTCCGCGACTTGGATATGAGCGGTCCCACCGTCAAAGGCTACACGCTTGGCAAAGGAAGCAAACGATGGATTTCACAGCTCTTTCCTTTGCCTCATGTGTTGTATAATCGCATCCCGAGCCGCGAGGATGAAAGCAAGCCGTTTGTCCAGCGCAAAATCGCAGAATGCCTTCAATCCGGCGTCAGCCTGTATAACCCGTTTTACTTCAATAAATGGAATCTCTTCGAATGGCTGAAAAAATCGAAGACGACCCGACAGCTCGTTCCATACACCCGCCGGATGCGCAGCGCATCCGGTCTGGGCAAAGTGCTGCAGCAGTACCCTTACCTTTATTTGAAGCCGGAAAGCGGGAAAGCGGGCAAAGGGATCATGATGCTCAAGTTTCAGGAGAAGGATCAATTTCCCTACAAACTCAAAATCCAAAGCAAAAGACGAAGCACCACGTATAAGGCCATCACGCTCCAAAAACTGTGGGCACGCGTGCGCCAGGAGTCCGGCCGAACGCCCTATATCCTGCAGCAAGGCATTGAATTGGCTTCCTCCGGCAAACGTCCTTTCGACTTGCGCGTGCTCGTGCAAAAAAACGGGAAAGGCCACTGGAGCGTAACCGGAATCGGTGCCAGGCTGGCGGGTTCCCGCAGCATTACGACCCATGTTCCCCGCGGAGGCAGCGTGGAGGATCCGGAAAAGCTGCTGGCCGATCTCTTTGGAGAAGAAATGACTGCAACACTGATGAAACGAGTCAAATCCACGTCGATCATGATCGCCAAGCAGATCGAGCGTGGATCGGGAAGCACGCTGGGCGAAATGTCGATGGATCTCGGCATAGACGTTATTGGCGAGCTTTGGTTTTTCGAGGCAAACGCCAAGCCGATGAAATTCGATGAGCCCCAGATTCGCCGCCGATCGCTGGAACGCATATTTCAATACAGCACTTACCTGGCCCGCCAACCCAAATGA
- a CDS encoding spore coat associated protein CotJA: MIDPQIRAYRPFIGPFDPCKPMEIRTYLVPPQLFIPFQPMGWPQFSPSEALRAGTLWPALYSPYTSKKFVESEVKGDGC, translated from the coding sequence TTGATTGATCCTCAGATTCGCGCATACAGGCCGTTTATTGGACCGTTTGACCCATGCAAACCGATGGAGATTCGAACCTATCTTGTCCCGCCCCAGCTGTTTATTCCGTTTCAGCCCATGGGGTGGCCCCAGTTCAGTCCGTCCGAGGCATTGAGAGCAGGCACGTTGTGGCCTGCGCTGTACAGTCCGTACACGTCGAAAAAGTTTGTGGAAAGCGAGGTGAAGGGGGATGGATGCTGA
- a CDS encoding manganese catalase family protein, translated as MFIYEKKLQYPVRVSKCDPHMAKLLMEQYGGADGELAAALRYMNQRYTIPDKVIGLLNDIATEEFAHLEMIATMVYKLTKDVTVEELEKAGLDAHYVNHDRALFYSNAAGVPFTATYIQAKGDPIADLYEDIAAEEKARATYQWLIDMTDDVDLQDSLKFLREREIVHSLRFREAVEMLKDDRETKKIF; from the coding sequence ATGTTTATCTATGAAAAAAAGCTGCAGTATCCCGTGCGGGTAAGCAAATGCGATCCCCATATGGCAAAGCTGCTCATGGAGCAATATGGCGGGGCGGATGGAGAGCTGGCTGCAGCGCTCCGATACATGAACCAGCGGTATACGATTCCGGATAAAGTCATTGGTCTGCTTAACGATATCGCGACAGAGGAATTCGCGCATCTGGAAATGATTGCCACGATGGTTTACAAGCTCACCAAGGATGTTACCGTCGAAGAGCTGGAGAAAGCCGGGCTGGACGCGCATTATGTCAATCACGACCGGGCGCTGTTCTACAGCAATGCCGCCGGCGTGCCGTTCACCGCAACCTATATCCAGGCAAAAGGTGATCCCATTGCCGACCTCTACGAGGATATTGCAGCAGAAGAGAAAGCGCGGGCTACATATCAATGGCTGATCGACATGACGGATGACGTGGATTTGCAGGACAGCCTCAAGTTTTTGCGGGAGCGGGAAATCGTGCATTCATTGAGGTTCCGCGAGGCCGTGGAAATGTTGAAGGATGACCGGGAAACGAAAAAAATATTTTAG
- a CDS encoding carboxymuconolactone decarboxylase family protein: MNEQVNQGLERFAKLSGNYGAKALAPIKEHFPELSEFIMGTAYGDIFQRTTISEQWKEVAIISSLITQGQYEQLGVHYAMALQVGVTVDELKGVLLHLAPCVGAPRIISAFNVLLATLEEIQ; encoded by the coding sequence ATGAACGAACAGGTGAATCAAGGGTTGGAGCGCTTCGCCAAGCTGTCCGGAAATTATGGAGCCAAAGCGCTTGCTCCCATTAAAGAGCATTTTCCCGAGCTTTCCGAATTTATTATGGGTACAGCTTACGGCGACATTTTTCAACGGACCACAATCAGCGAGCAATGGAAGGAAGTCGCCATCATCTCTTCGCTCATTACGCAAGGACAATACGAACAGCTGGGGGTCCATTATGCGATGGCCCTTCAGGTTGGCGTGACGGTGGACGAGCTTAAAGGCGTACTGCTGCATCTTGCGCCATGCGTAGGAGCTCCGCGCATTATCAGCGCATTTAATGTTTTGTTGGCTACGCTGGAGGAAATCCAATGA